AAAGATCCAAGGGACAAGAAAATCAATTTGGAACTaaaggggtgtttgtttccagNNNNNNNNNNNNNNNNNNNNNNNNNNNNNNNNNNNNNNNNNNNNNNNNNNNNNNNNNNNNNNNNNNNNNNNNNNNNNNNNNNNNNNNNNNNNNNNNNNNNNNNNNNNNNNNNNNNNNNNNNNNNNNNNNNNNNNNNNNNNNNNNNNNNNNNNNNNNNNNNNNNNNNNNNNNNNNNNNNNNNNNNNNNNNNNNNNNNNNNNNNNNNNNNNNNNNNNNNNNNNNNNNNNNNNNNNNNNNNNNNNNNNNNNNNNNNTTAgtgactaaactaggcatttgagactaaatgaagaagactctcaagaagTCTTTTTGAGACTTTTTGAGACTTTTctaacaatgcccctccatgcacctATTGGCCCGCCACctcatggtgttgtttgattgttatttttctatatactaggggcaacatggtcatttaataacctctaggaagaGACTAGGAtctttttagtctctggaaacaaatAGGGAGGGATGTTTTAGGACTAgaaactttttagttgggactagaaaaagttttagaactagagaaccaaacaccacctaagACACACCTAGACCTTCTTGAGTTAATCCCCTCCCAAGGAGATTGGAGCGGATTTAGAGGACTCTTTACTTGCAGTGAATTAAATCCCCATCAATCCTCTCTCATCCCTACCAGTCTGAACAAGCACTCACTTTGTATGGAGGAAAATTAGTCGCGTACGAGAAGAGCTTCTTGATTCACTGTGGGGGTGTTTGGTTAGCTGCGTTGCATATGCCTCGCATCCACTATGCAAATTTCTGTTGTTTGGTATCCTGTATGGGCTTTTCAGCCTGGCCCAGTGGATGCAAAAAGGGGCCTCTCAGTCACGCTGAGGGAAACATAGAGATCAAGCGTAGCTCGCGTACAGGCTCGTTCCTTCGCCTTTTCTCTCCCTCTGTTCGTCTGTGCCGACCAAGCCCCGCCGCGCCCTCGTCAGGCGCCGTCGCCGCCGTGCCCTCGCCAAGCTCCGCCGCGCACTCGTCAAGCGCCACCGCCACCCCGCCCCTCCCTCGCCAAGCTCCGCCGCGCGCTCGTCAAGCTCCGCCGTCGGCGTGCCCTCGCCAAGCTCCGCCGCGCCCTCGTCAAGCTCCGCCGCCGTCACGCCCTCGCCAAGCGCCGTCGCTGTAGGACTGGTCaagcgccgccgccggcctcgtctGCCCTTGTCCAAGCGATGCACGCCGGATCCTGCCGCCTCGCGCCGTTGCAAGCGAGGATCCACTGTCAGGCCATCTGTAGTCATCGAGCCCCGGATCCCTTCGCCCAATACTGTCGCCTGATCCACGTTCCTTCCTGATTTCAGCTATATTTTAAAGAACCTGCACGTACAGCCAGCCATCTCATACAAATTTTACCAAACACTCATCTCGGCTCTTCGTTGCATCGGCTCAACCAGGCCACACTCACCCAGCATCCCTCATGCCATGCAGCCTAAAGCTACCCAAGGAACCAAACACGCCCTGTGTTTTCTTGTGTCACGGCTCAAAATATTAAAATAGAGGAGGTGTCGCTACGCCAGAGCACATTATGAAcatgagagcatctccaacagtcgcGTCAAAAGACGCGCACGTGGTAAATTGGCTTTTTAACGTGCGGGAGACGTTTTCGCGCGCTTCAGCAGTGGCGGGAAACTAGCGCGCGCGGGAAATGGTTGCGCACACGAGAAAAGGCGGCAGCTCGCGCGCTACATTTGGCGCACCGCGTTCGGCGCGCCTTTAAATTGCAGCACCCTCTGCCGCTCTCTCCATCTCTCCATCGCCCTCTGCCGCCGACACGCCACCAccgggccaccatgcggcctcgccGCCGGGGAGCTTCGGGCTACCGTGGCGTCCGCGTGCGTCCGCTCGGCACCTACTCCGTCGAGATTCGGTCGGGCGGCGGTATGCGCCTCCGCGTCGAAACCTTCGACACCGCCCAAGAGGGCGCCCGCGCATACGACGCTGCGGTGTGGCGCCTCCTGCGATCCCGTCAGGACATGAACTTCGCCGATGTGGCGACGTGGGAGCGGGCACAAGAGTTGACGCCTTTCCCGCGGCttctcaccgacgaggatcgtcgcaagCACCGGAGGCGGGAGCGTCGTCTCAGGCTGGCCGAGATGGACGagcaagccatggcgctgtggagcCATCGCTTCCCGCAAGACACCAACGAGGAACAGTTATTCGCCGAGAGGAGGGCGAAGAGGGCCAAGAGGAGggaggagcgagccgcctatcgcgaggacaagcaaaCGCGGAGCGCGGTAACTAAATACAACATCGCGCTAGGAGATGCGTCCTCCTGAGACTCCGGCGACGAGCGGTTTCTTGACGCCTACGCACAGACGTCGGACGAGAACATCACCGAGAGAGAGTCCGAGTCAGATGAGTAGTActagttttttgttttattttgtatcataGAAGTAGGCTATTGTAGAAGCAGACAGAGTCCGAGTTCGGACGAACTATGAACTATCTACCGTAGGAGAAAACTATCTACTCATTTTATCAATTATCAAATTGTAGTAGAAAAAAACAGATGAAATATAGCCCACTTGTTGGAGCGGCTCGGACGTGCTTTAATTTGCGGCGGCCGCTGAAGCCAGCGCACTGCCGCGTGCAAAAGCTGGCTAATCCGACGCTGTATTCTGACTTTTAACGTGCGGTGCGTTGGCGCGGGTGTTAAAGATGCTCTGGCAACAACCTAGAAGTTATAGGCCGGGAGCAACTCCACAGCGGGCCAACACCACAAACCTTATTTGACTGCCCCTAAGATTATCCTCCGCAGGTCTTCTCTGTCTTGCTGTTGGATTTTTTTTTTCTGGGGTTCACCAATGGATGAGACTTTGCCCCGTTGTTAGCACCATGAACTTATCATTTATGCCCTTCAAAGGCTCAGCGCCACCAATCATCTCCCTCAATACAACCATTTCCGGGAGCAGCCACATTGTTTTTTTCCCCAAACAGAAGCATTTTATTCAATTCATCTAGGTGACAGAAATACAAATGAGGTGCGTACATCCACAAACCCTACATACATGGGGATGGATCCGCTGAAAATATAGGAAACCGCTAAGGAAAACAAGCAATAGAAAACTGTAGTCCAGACAGAGCAACCACGCCCGTTGACAGAAAGTGTGACACAGCCATGCAAGAACGGGAAGGTGCAGAGCTCTCGTCGGGTCGTTGCACTCGCACAGCAAACTGCATCCCTGGCTCATTCGGCCACCATGAATAAGTCATTAGCAGTCAGTAGTGTCGGTGTGCTACCAACTATCAAAATGATTATTGGAAAGATCAAGCTTCCATAACTTTGGCAGACTCCCGACGGAATATGGTATTGGTCCAACGAAGTTGTTTCCTCCAAGATCTAAAACTGTTAGGTTCTTTAGGGCCCCAATGCTCGGTGGCACTGTCCCAGACAAGTTGTTTGCACCCAAAATTAGCCATTGAAGCGCGGCAGATAGATTACCGATATTGTATGGTAATGTGCCCCTTAGCTTATTCATACTTAGGTCCAGTATTATAAGCTTGGATAGATTAAACAATGTTGTTGGAACTCTACCCGATAGCCTATTCTGACCGAGAAACACCGCCCGGTTCTTCCCCATATTCGGCAATTTCCCAAGATCTTCAGGAATGCTTCCTTTGAGTTGATTGTGGGTAAGTCGTAGCTCTTCTAAGTAAGTGTTGTTGCCGAAGGTTGGTGGAATGTTTCCTGTGAGGCTATTATTGGAAAGGTCAATTCCCTTTAGATTGTAGAGGGAACCTATATTTCCAGGAATCGAACCCACTAGCATGTTAGAAGAGAGGTCTAGTAAAAGGAGTTTGGAACAATTTGTAAGTGCATTCGGAATGTTCCCCTGCAACAAGTTGTTCTGTAAGTAAAGG
This portion of the Triticum dicoccoides isolate Atlit2015 ecotype Zavitan chromosome 7A, WEW_v2.0, whole genome shotgun sequence genome encodes:
- the LOC119329589 gene encoding putative receptor-like protein kinase At3g47110, which encodes MGLAMLVLPVLLGLFYGASDINCSTVHGNTTDHRSLLDFKGAIRADPRGALRSWNENIHYCMWSGIKCSTMHPERVTVLNLANMSLTGQITPSLGNLTFLWELTLSNNLFSGQLPSLNRLIRLESLYLQNNLLQGNIPNALTNCSKLLLLDLSSNMLVGSIPGNIGSLYNLKGIDLSNNSLTGNIPPTFGNNTYLEELRLTHNQLKGSIPEDLGKLPNMGKNRAVFLGQNRLSGRVPTTLFNLSKLIILDLSMNKLRGTLPYNIGNLSAALQWLILGANNLSGTVPPSIGALKNLTVLDLGGNNFVGPIPYSVGSLPKLWKLDLSNNHFDSW